One part of the Aliivibrio fischeri ATCC 7744 = JCM 18803 = DSM 507 genome encodes these proteins:
- the brnQ gene encoding branched-chain amino acid transport system II carrier protein codes for MKQSLKLADIIAVGFMLFAFFLGAGNIIFPPIAGQMAGEHVFGAMSGFLITAVGLPLLTIIAIGVSGGSWQHLTRDLPPKVAMIMAILMFVIIGPAFAAPRTGLVAYEMAAKPFIGADAGQFSLTLFSIAFFSIAMFFAWSQGKLIDTIGKFLTPALFIGLIVLAIAVFVNPQGEIVAATGKYVDSPITTGFFEGYNTMDTFGALMFGILIIDALKSKGITEHKATTKYLTIAGLIAASGLAFVYISLFYLGATSSAVAAGADNGGAILTAYTHALFGTSGQTVLSVIVLIACLTTAIGLISACADYFSSICKVTYKSWVIIVGVACAVVANVGLTQLITLSVPVLFLLYPVAIALVVLAFIRKMMPNPQLAYRVVISVATCFAILDAAKVAGADMSAFSMLPMFDHGMAWVIPTFASMIIVRFVGKKEDELVAENA; via the coding sequence GTGAAACAGTCATTAAAACTAGCCGATATCATTGCCGTTGGCTTTATGCTTTTTGCCTTTTTCTTAGGCGCAGGTAATATTATTTTCCCACCAATTGCTGGCCAAATGGCTGGTGAGCACGTTTTTGGTGCTATGAGTGGGTTTCTTATCACAGCTGTTGGTTTACCATTATTAACGATCATTGCGATTGGTGTCTCTGGTGGTTCTTGGCAGCACCTTACGCGTGACCTACCTCCTAAAGTCGCAATGATAATGGCAATTCTCATGTTTGTTATTATCGGTCCTGCTTTTGCTGCTCCTCGTACAGGGCTAGTAGCATATGAAATGGCAGCGAAACCATTTATTGGAGCGGATGCTGGTCAATTTTCACTAACTCTATTTTCAATTGCATTCTTCTCTATAGCAATGTTTTTTGCATGGTCTCAAGGAAAATTGATTGACACTATTGGTAAGTTTTTAACGCCAGCATTGTTCATTGGTTTAATCGTGTTAGCTATTGCGGTATTTGTTAATCCTCAAGGCGAGATTGTTGCAGCTACGGGTAAGTATGTTGATAGTCCTATCACGACTGGCTTTTTTGAAGGCTACAATACAATGGATACGTTTGGTGCTTTAATGTTTGGTATTTTGATCATTGATGCATTAAAGAGTAAAGGGATTACAGAGCATAAAGCGACAACTAAATATTTAACGATTGCTGGTTTAATTGCTGCATCAGGTTTGGCTTTTGTTTATATCTCATTATTCTACTTAGGTGCAACGTCAAGTGCAGTTGCGGCAGGGGCTGATAATGGTGGTGCAATCCTAACTGCGTATACTCATGCATTGTTTGGTACGTCTGGACAGACGGTATTATCTGTTATTGTATTGATTGCTTGTTTAACAACGGCGATTGGTCTGATTTCAGCTTGCGCAGATTACTTTAGCTCAATCTGTAAAGTGACGTATAAGTCTTGGGTTATTATCGTCGGTGTGGCATGTGCAGTAGTGGCTAATGTTGGGTTAACTCAGCTAATTACGCTTTCGGTTCCTGTATTATTCTTACTTTATCCAGTAGCAATTGCATTAGTTGTGTTGGCTTTCATTCGTAAAATGATGCCAAATCCACAATTGGCTTACCGCGTAGTTATTTCTGTTGCAACGTGTTTTGCGATATTAGATGCTGCGAAAGTTGCAGGTGCGGATATGTCTGCTTTCTCAATGCTACCAATGTTTGACCATGGTATGGCTTGGGTGATTCCAACATTTGCTTCGATGATCATTGTTCGTTTTGTCGGTAAGAAAGAAGACGAATTAGTGGCTGAAAATGCATAA
- the recJ gene encoding single-stranded-DNA-specific exonuclease RecJ: MIEVKRRIVPTSIQLPDSIPPILQRIYAARGITSSSQLERGAKFLLSFQSMHGISKAVDILVEAIQNQTRIIVVGDFDADGATSSALSVMAFRMMGSQNVDYLVPNRFEDGYGLSPDVVDQAKEMGAEIIMTVDNGVSSIDGVLKAKEYGMQVVVTDHHLPGAHLPLADAIVNPNLEACAFPSKSLAGVGVAFYLMLAIRARLREINWFEKQNIAIPNLADLLDLVALGTVADLVALDENNRILVHQGIQRIRAGKCRPGIQALIEVANRVPSRIVASDFGFALGPRINAAGRLDDMSFGVELLMSNNIHAARRMAAELDSLNQTRKEIEQGMKEEAMAICERLEFGAQSELPFGLVLFQRDWHQGVIGILASRIKEKYHRPVIAFADGGDGFIKGSCRSIAGFHMRDALDLIDTRNPGLILKFGGHAMAAGLTIKETDYKKFSQAFDDVVRESVEEEALKGIVLSDGALTPEEFTLGTAEIIRAGGPWGQAFPEPIFDGEFKVLNQRLVGEKHLKLMLEPIHRDFPTNKMVDAIAFNIDVRRWPDASVQKVKLAYRLDINEFRGNQTLQLMVENIEPL, encoded by the coding sequence ATGATTGAAGTGAAACGTCGAATTGTTCCAACCTCCATTCAACTTCCGGATTCGATACCTCCAATTTTGCAGCGAATTTATGCAGCAAGAGGGATTACATCAAGCTCACAGCTTGAGCGTGGCGCAAAATTCTTACTCTCATTTCAATCTATGCATGGCATTTCTAAAGCCGTTGATATCTTAGTTGAGGCGATTCAAAACCAAACTCGTATTATCGTCGTTGGTGATTTTGATGCCGATGGAGCAACCAGTTCAGCCTTGTCAGTTATGGCATTTCGTATGATGGGAAGTCAAAATGTTGATTACTTAGTGCCTAACCGCTTTGAAGATGGTTATGGTTTGAGTCCTGATGTTGTGGACCAAGCAAAAGAGATGGGTGCTGAAATCATCATGACCGTTGATAATGGTGTCTCTTCTATTGATGGAGTGTTGAAAGCAAAAGAATATGGAATGCAAGTCGTTGTAACTGATCATCACTTACCAGGTGCTCATTTGCCTTTAGCTGATGCGATTGTAAACCCTAATTTAGAAGCATGTGCATTCCCATCGAAATCATTGGCAGGAGTTGGTGTTGCCTTTTATTTAATGCTTGCTATTCGTGCTCGTCTTCGTGAAATAAATTGGTTTGAAAAACAAAATATAGCCATCCCGAATTTAGCTGATTTACTTGATTTAGTTGCACTTGGGACAGTAGCTGACTTAGTTGCCTTGGATGAAAATAATCGAATTCTTGTTCATCAAGGTATTCAGCGTATTCGTGCAGGTAAGTGTCGACCCGGGATCCAAGCATTAATTGAAGTGGCTAATCGAGTTCCATCACGTATTGTTGCTTCTGATTTTGGTTTTGCTTTAGGTCCAAGAATAAATGCAGCGGGCCGTTTGGATGATATGTCATTTGGCGTTGAACTTTTAATGTCAAATAATATTCATGCAGCTCGTCGTATGGCGGCAGAATTAGATTCATTAAATCAAACTCGAAAAGAAATTGAGCAAGGCATGAAAGAAGAAGCCATGGCTATTTGTGAGCGATTAGAGTTTGGTGCTCAAAGTGAATTACCTTTTGGATTAGTGCTGTTTCAGCGTGATTGGCACCAAGGGGTTATTGGTATTTTGGCTTCACGAATAAAAGAAAAATATCACCGTCCTGTCATTGCTTTTGCTGACGGTGGTGATGGTTTTATTAAGGGATCATGCCGTTCTATTGCAGGTTTTCATATGCGTGACGCATTGGATTTGATTGATACTAGAAATCCAGGCCTTATTTTGAAATTTGGCGGGCATGCTATGGCTGCTGGATTAACCATTAAAGAGACGGATTATAAAAAATTCAGTCAAGCTTTTGATGATGTTGTTCGTGAGTCGGTAGAAGAAGAGGCTCTTAAGGGAATCGTTTTATCTGATGGTGCACTTACACCGGAAGAATTTACGTTAGGTACTGCTGAAATTATCCGAGCGGGTGGACCATGGGGACAAGCTTTTCCTGAGCCTATTTTTGATGGTGAATTTAAAGTATTAAACCAACGCTTAGTTGGTGAGAAACATCTTAAATTAATGTTAGAGCCGATTCATCGTGATTTTCCAACCAATAAAATGGTTGATGCCATCGCATTTAATATTGATGTTCGCCGTTGGCCAGATGCCTCAGTTCAAAAAGTAAAGTTAGCTTATCGACTCGATATTAATGAATTTCGTGGAAATCAAACCTTACAACTTATGGTTGAGAATATTGAACCACTTTAA
- the fbaA gene encoding class II fructose-bisphosphate aldolase, translating to MSKIFDFVKPGVISGDDVQKVFEVAKENKFALPAVNVVNTDSINGVLEAASKVKAPVVVQFSNGGAGFFAGKGVKLEGQGAQILGAVAGAKYVHAVAEAYGVPVILHTDHAAKKLLPWIDGLLDAGEAFFAETGKPLFSSHMIDLSEESLEENIEISGKYLERMAKMGMTLEIELGCTGGEEDGVDNSDMDASELYTSPEDVAYAYEKLSAISPRFTIAASFGNVHGVYQAGNVVLTPTILRDSQAYCAEKFGIAPNALNFVFHGGSGSSEAEIQESIGYGVIKMNIDTDTQWATWDGIRTYEAENRDFLQGQIGNPTGESAPNKKYYDPRVWLRAGQASMVTRLEKAFADLNAIDVL from the coding sequence ATGTCTAAGATCTTCGATTTTGTAAAACCTGGTGTTATTTCTGGCGACGACGTACAGAAAGTATTTGAAGTAGCAAAAGAAAACAAATTTGCTCTTCCTGCAGTAAACGTAGTTAACACTGATTCAATCAACGGTGTTCTAGAAGCTGCTTCTAAAGTTAAAGCTCCAGTTGTTGTTCAATTCTCTAACGGCGGTGCTGGTTTCTTCGCTGGTAAAGGCGTTAAACTTGAAGGTCAAGGTGCTCAAATCCTTGGTGCTGTAGCTGGTGCTAAATATGTTCACGCTGTAGCTGAAGCTTACGGTGTTCCAGTTATTCTTCACACTGACCACGCTGCTAAGAAACTTCTTCCATGGATCGACGGTCTACTAGACGCTGGTGAAGCATTCTTCGCTGAAACTGGTAAGCCTCTATTCTCTTCTCACATGATCGACCTTTCTGAAGAGTCTCTAGAAGAAAACATCGAAATCTCTGGCAAATACCTTGAGCGTATGGCTAAGATGGGCATGACTCTAGAAATCGAACTAGGTTGTACTGGTGGTGAAGAAGACGGCGTTGATAACTCTGATATGGACGCTTCTGAGCTTTACACTTCTCCTGAAGATGTTGCATACGCATATGAGAAACTAAGCGCTATCAGCCCACGTTTCACTATCGCTGCATCTTTCGGTAACGTACACGGTGTTTACCAAGCTGGTAACGTTGTACTTACTCCAACTATCCTACGTGACTCTCAAGCATACTGTGCAGAGAAGTTCGGTATCGCACCTAACGCTCTAAACTTCGTATTCCACGGTGGTTCTGGTTCTTCTGAAGCTGAAATCCAAGAGTCTATCGGTTACGGTGTTATCAAAATGAACATCGATACTGATACACAATGGGCTACTTGGGACGGTATCCGTACTTACGAAGCTGAAAACCGCGATTTCCTACAAGGTCAAATCGGTAACCCAACTGGCGAATCTGCGCCAAACAAGAAGTACTACGATCCACGCGTATGGCTACGTGCTGGTCAAGCTTCTATGGTTACTCGTCTTGAGAAAGCATTTGCTGACCTTAACGCAATCGACGTACTATAA
- the srmB gene encoding ATP-dependent RNA helicase SrmB: MIKTFADLDLSPNLLRALEEIDYQRPTQVQAMTIPEALEGKDILASAPTGTGKSAAFLLPALQHLDDFPRREPGPARILILTPTRELAIQVADEARQLAKYTRHKVFTITGGISYQDHADILATTQDIVVATPGRLMEYIEAERFDCRAIETLILDEADRMLDMGFGPVVDRLSKECRWRKQTFLFSATLEGRGVEGFTADLLNEPAEINAEPSRRERKKITQWYHRADNMAHKIDLLKSILKEQAERSIVFVKTRERLAELRGHLETAKIPCAWIQGEMAQESRNNAIARFRDGTVNVLIATDVAARGIDLPDVSHVINFDMPRTADVYLHRIGRTARAGKKGNAVSLIEAHDQPMMERVGRYIKEDEIIKERFIEGLKPKHKKPVFKNKQKKNAKKKAALAKKKAPKKKKK, from the coding sequence GTGATCAAAACGTTTGCTGACCTCGATCTATCACCTAACCTATTGCGTGCTCTTGAGGAGATAGATTATCAACGTCCAACTCAAGTTCAGGCTATGACTATCCCTGAAGCATTAGAAGGTAAAGATATTCTTGCTTCTGCACCAACAGGGACAGGTAAATCTGCTGCATTCCTATTACCAGCTCTTCAGCACTTGGATGATTTCCCTCGCCGTGAGCCAGGACCTGCACGTATTCTTATCTTGACGCCTACGCGTGAATTAGCGATTCAAGTTGCTGATGAAGCTCGTCAATTAGCAAAATATACTCGTCATAAAGTATTTACGATTACTGGCGGTATTAGCTATCAAGATCACGCAGATATTTTAGCTACGACTCAAGATATCGTTGTAGCTACACCTGGCCGTTTAATGGAATACATCGAAGCTGAACGTTTTGATTGTCGTGCTATTGAAACCCTTATTCTTGACGAAGCTGACCGCATGCTAGACATGGGCTTTGGACCTGTTGTAGATCGTCTATCTAAAGAATGCCGCTGGCGTAAGCAAACCTTCTTGTTCTCTGCAACATTAGAAGGTCGCGGTGTAGAAGGTTTTACGGCTGATCTACTGAATGAACCAGCAGAAATCAATGCTGAGCCATCTCGTCGTGAACGTAAAAAAATCACTCAGTGGTACCACCGTGCGGACAACATGGCACATAAAATTGACTTGTTAAAAAGCATTTTAAAAGAACAAGCTGAGCGCTCAATCGTATTCGTTAAAACTCGTGAACGTTTAGCGGAACTTCGTGGCCATTTGGAAACAGCAAAAATTCCTTGTGCTTGGATTCAAGGTGAAATGGCTCAAGAAAGTCGTAATAACGCTATTGCTCGATTCCGTGACGGTACAGTAAACGTATTAATTGCAACAGACGTTGCTGCTCGTGGTATTGATTTACCTGACGTTTCACACGTAATCAACTTTGATATGCCACGTACTGCTGATGTGTACTTACATCGTATTGGTCGTACCGCTCGTGCAGGCAAAAAAGGCAACGCTGTTTCTCTAATTGAAGCGCATGACCAACCAATGATGGAACGTGTAGGTCGCTACATTAAAGAAGATGAAATCATTAAAGAACGTTTTATTGAAGGTCTAAAACCTAAGCATAAAAAACCTGTTTTCAAAAACAAACAGAAAAAAAATGCGAAGAAAAAAGCTGCTCTAGCGAAGAAAAAAGCACCGAAGAAAAAGAAGAAGTAA
- the fldB gene encoding flavodoxin FldB — protein MKIGLFYGSSTCYTEMASEKIRAFIGEDLVDVFNIKETPVTTMNDYDLLLLGISTWDFGEIQEDWQNVWDELDGLSLDGKTIALFGLGDQEGYGEWFLDAMGLLHDELKATNAKFIGYWKNEGYQFDASKALTEDESHFVGLALDEDSQYDKSDERIEQWCEQVLVEYHESL, from the coding sequence ATGAAAATCGGTCTTTTTTATGGTTCTTCAACTTGTTATACCGAAATGGCATCTGAAAAAATCAGAGCTTTTATCGGAGAGGATCTTGTTGATGTCTTTAATATTAAAGAGACACCAGTGACCACAATGAATGATTACGATCTTTTATTACTTGGGATTTCTACATGGGATTTTGGTGAGATCCAAGAAGATTGGCAGAATGTTTGGGATGAGTTAGATGGCTTATCTCTAGATGGAAAAACCATTGCGTTATTTGGTCTTGGTGATCAAGAAGGTTATGGTGAATGGTTCTTAGATGCTATGGGTTTACTGCATGACGAATTAAAAGCAACGAATGCTAAATTCATTGGCTATTGGAAAAATGAAGGCTACCAATTCGACGCATCAAAAGCATTAACTGAAGATGAATCTCACTTTGTTGGTTTAGCACTAGATGAAGACAGTCAGTATGATAAAAGTGATGAGCGTATTGAGCAGTGGTGTGAGCAGGTTTTAGTAGAATATCACGAGTCACTTTAG
- the prfB gene encoding peptide chain release factor 2 (programmed frameshift): protein MFEINPIKNRLQDVSERTNILRGYLDYDAKKERLEEVNAELEQPDVWNEPERAQALGKERASLEAVVETIDLLDQGVEDVDGLLELAVEEEDQETFDEIEPELAELEAKLAKLEFRRMFSGDHDASDCYIDLQSGSGGTEAQDWTSMMLRMYLRWAEAKGFKVEVIEVSEGEVAGLKGATVRIAGEYAYGWLRTETGVHRLVRKSPFDSSGRRHTSFASAFIYPEIDDNIQIDINPSDLRIDVYRASGAGGQHVNTTESAVRITHVPTNIVVQCQNDRSQHKNKDQAMKQLRAKLFEYELQKQNAEKQANEDAKSDIGWGSQIRSYVLDDSRIKDLRTGIENRNTQAVLDGDLDKFIEASLKSGL, encoded by the exons ATGTTCGAAATTAATCCTATTAAAAACCGTCTCCAGGATGTGTCTGAACGCACAAATATCCTGAGGGGGTACCTT GACTATGACGCTAAAAAAGAGCGTTTAGAAGAGGTAAATGCAGAGCTAGAACAACCTGATGTATGGAATGAACCTGAGCGTGCGCAAGCACTAGGTAAAGAACGTGCATCACTAGAAGCTGTTGTTGAAACTATTGATCTTTTAGATCAAGGTGTTGAGGACGTAGACGGCTTACTAGAACTTGCGGTTGAAGAAGAAGATCAAGAAACATTTGACGAAATTGAACCTGAACTGGCTGAGCTAGAAGCTAAGTTAGCTAAACTTGAATTTCGCCGTATGTTCTCTGGTGATCACGACGCTTCTGACTGTTATATCGATCTACAATCGGGTTCTGGTGGTACAGAAGCTCAAGATTGGACTTCTATGATGCTGCGTATGTATTTACGTTGGGCAGAAGCGAAAGGCTTTAAAGTAGAAGTTATCGAGGTATCAGAAGGTGAAGTTGCAGGTCTTAAAGGCGCAACAGTTCGTATCGCTGGTGAATATGCTTATGGTTGGTTACGTACAGAAACTGGTGTTCACCGTTTAGTTCGTAAATCGCCATTTGATTCTAGTGGTCGTCGCCATACTTCATTTGCATCTGCATTTATTTATCCAGAGATTGATGACAACATTCAGATTGATATCAACCCTTCTGATTTACGTATTGATGTTTACCGTGCTTCTGGTGCGGGTGGTCAACACGTAAACACCACCGAATCTGCTGTACGTATTACTCACGTACCAACAAATATCGTTGTTCAGTGTCAGAATGACCGTTCTCAGCATAAAAACAAAGATCAAGCAATGAAGCAGTTACGTGCGAAATTGTTTGAATATGAGTTGCAAAAGCAAAATGCTGAAAAACAGGCCAATGAAGACGCTAAATCTGATATCGGATGGGGGAGTCAAATTCGCTCATACGTATTAGATGATTCACGCATTAAAGATTTGCGTACCGGCATTGAAAACCGTAATACGCAAGCCGTTCTAGACGGTGATTTAGATAAATTTATCGAAGCCAGCTTAAAATCTGGATTATAA
- the xerD gene encoding site-specific tyrosine recombinase XerD yields the protein MNNDMALMERFLDTMWMERGLSENTLASYRNDLVKLLQWLEDNHYKCASISAMGLNEFQAYLVDKEYKQTSRARMLSALRRFFQYLHREKIRGDDPTALLASPKLPQRLPKDLSEEQVDALLNAPNVEDPLELRDRAMLELLYATGLRVTELVSLTMENVSLRQGVVRVTGKGDKERLVPMGENAVDWIEQFLTHGRPMLLGEKSSDVVFPSKRAKQMTRQTFWHRIKHYAVIAGIDSDKLSPHVLRHAFATHLLNYGADLRVVQMLLGHSDLSTTQIYTHVATERLKQIHQEHHPRS from the coding sequence ATGAATAATGATATGGCATTAATGGAGCGTTTTTTAGATACCATGTGGATGGAGCGTGGCCTGTCTGAAAATACGTTAGCTTCATATCGAAACGATTTAGTGAAGTTGTTGCAGTGGTTAGAAGATAATCACTATAAATGTGCTTCTATTTCAGCGATGGGACTTAATGAGTTTCAAGCTTATTTAGTTGATAAAGAATATAAACAAACTTCTCGTGCTCGAATGCTGTCTGCATTACGTCGTTTTTTTCAGTATCTACATCGTGAAAAAATTCGTGGAGATGATCCCACAGCATTACTTGCTAGCCCTAAATTACCTCAACGCTTACCAAAAGATTTAAGCGAAGAGCAAGTTGATGCGTTGCTTAATGCTCCGAATGTCGAAGATCCATTAGAACTTCGAGACCGAGCAATGTTAGAGCTACTTTATGCAACAGGTTTACGTGTTACTGAGCTAGTTAGCTTAACCATGGAAAATGTAAGTCTACGCCAAGGTGTTGTACGAGTTACTGGTAAAGGTGATAAAGAACGTTTAGTCCCAATGGGAGAGAATGCCGTCGATTGGATTGAGCAGTTTTTAACTCATGGTCGTCCAATGTTGCTTGGTGAAAAAAGTTCGGATGTCGTGTTTCCTAGTAAACGAGCAAAACAAATGACTCGTCAGACATTTTGGCACCGAATTAAGCATTATGCGGTTATTGCTGGTATTGATTCTGATAAATTATCGCCACACGTATTGCGACATGCTTTTGCTACACACCTTTTAAACTATGGCGCAGATCTCCGTGTTGTACAAATGTTGTTAGGACATAGTGATCTTTCTACAACACAAATATATACTCATGTAGCAACGGAACGTTTGAAGCAAATCCATCAAGAGCATCACCCTCGTTCATAA
- a CDS encoding tRNA1(Val) (adenine(37)-N6)-methyltransferase, translating to MSKSFTFKQFHIDIGSCGMPVSTDGVLLGAWTNISECSQILDIGAGTGLLSLMSAQRNSNAHIDAIELMPIAAEVARLNFSQSPWKERLVLIHQDFLSYQTAYEYDAIICNPPYFNNGEQSLKGERSTARHTDSLPFDKLLQHCKTLISSTGRASFILPVFEGEIFIKIAKGCDFHLTKITKVKTTEKKSSTRLLIELSLFPHIYQESTLTIHDGNGYSDDFIKLTRMFYLNMG from the coding sequence ATGAGCAAAAGCTTTACGTTCAAACAATTTCATATCGATATTGGCTCATGTGGAATGCCAGTTAGTACTGATGGCGTGTTATTAGGTGCTTGGACAAATATTAGTGAATGTAGCCAAATATTAGATATAGGCGCAGGAACAGGGTTATTAAGCCTAATGAGTGCGCAAAGAAACTCAAATGCACACATTGATGCCATAGAATTAATGCCAATAGCTGCTGAGGTTGCTCGTTTAAATTTTTCTCAAAGCCCATGGAAAGAACGCTTAGTCCTTATTCATCAAGACTTTCTTAGTTATCAAACAGCTTATGAATATGACGCTATTATTTGTAATCCCCCTTATTTCAATAATGGGGAGCAATCATTAAAAGGTGAACGATCTACTGCTCGCCATACAGACAGCCTTCCTTTTGATAAACTATTGCAACACTGTAAAACTCTGATTTCATCAACGGGTCGTGCTAGCTTTATCCTCCCTGTTTTTGAAGGTGAGATTTTTATTAAAATCGCTAAAGGCTGTGATTTTCATTTAACCAAAATAACAAAAGTGAAAACCACTGAAAAAAAATCATCGACTCGCCTTCTTATCGAGCTATCTCTTTTTCCTCATATTTATCAAGAGAGTACACTCACAATTCATGATGGAAATGGATATAGCGACGACTTTATTAAGCTAACTCGAATGTTTTATCTCAATATGGGCTAA
- the dsbC gene encoding bifunctional protein-disulfide isomerase/oxidoreductase DsbC codes for MSFIRRTSAMIIALMSVVSFTACSDEQAQKQDASPSAVETAQPDSEQAITQRLTTLGLPVEAIHDSEVDGFKQVETPFGIFYVSSDGKHFIQGRIFEFDENGNMKDLLAARFAKLVDSQSDNMIVFPAKNEKHVITVFTDITCGYCTKLHKEMKDYNDAGITVRYLAYPRQGYQGSVADKMAQIWCADDKQQAMEDAKSNRPINGSKPATAECKNIIKEQYLLGRKMGVNGTPAIVLPSGDLVPGYKPARELLSDLER; via the coding sequence ATGTCATTTATTCGCCGAACTAGTGCGATGATTATTGCTTTAATGAGCGTAGTTTCTTTTACTGCATGTTCAGATGAACAAGCACAAAAACAGGATGCATCACCTTCTGCAGTTGAGACTGCTCAACCTGATTCAGAACAAGCTATTACTCAGCGACTAACGACTTTAGGTTTGCCTGTAGAAGCTATTCATGATTCAGAAGTTGACGGCTTTAAACAAGTTGAAACTCCGTTTGGTATTTTTTACGTATCTTCTGATGGTAAGCATTTCATCCAAGGCCGAATTTTTGAGTTTGATGAAAACGGCAACATGAAAGATTTATTAGCCGCGCGTTTTGCTAAATTGGTGGATAGCCAAAGCGATAATATGATTGTGTTCCCTGCTAAAAATGAAAAACACGTAATTACCGTTTTTACAGACATCACTTGTGGCTACTGTACAAAACTGCATAAAGAGATGAAAGACTATAATGATGCGGGTATTACCGTTCGTTATTTAGCATATCCTCGTCAAGGCTACCAAGGTTCAGTAGCTGATAAAATGGCCCAAATTTGGTGTGCTGATGATAAACAGCAAGCGATGGAAGATGCAAAGTCAAATCGTCCAATTAATGGTTCAAAACCAGCAACGGCTGAGTGTAAAAATATCATTAAAGAACAATACTTATTGGGTAGAAAAATGGGTGTAAATGGAACTCCTGCAATTGTTCTTCCAAGTGGTGATCTTGTTCCTGGATATAAACCAGCTCGTGAGCTTCTATCTGATTTAGAAAGATAA